One genomic region from Jiangella sp. DSM 45060 encodes:
- a CDS encoding HAD family phosphatase: protein MDAELGSWRDGRARSAITDFVRRVTTEGGADYVDPAERVAVVDNDGTLWTEKPMQIEIGFILQRLAAMAEQAPDLRERQPWKAAYMHDYDWLGGAITQHYRGDDADLTVLMGGFLRAFAGMSAEDYLAASGEYLRHGSHPTLGRGFGQCAYPPMVELLRYLEAHDFTVYIASGGDRDFIRAISDEVYGIPAERVIGSSNALEYQEDERGASVVYRARPDVFDDGPVKAVRIWSRVGRRPILSAGNANGDIPMLEFTGGPSLPALRLVVLHDDEEREFAYTDGAEELLERAERGGWTVVSVRDDWTTVFR, encoded by the coding sequence ATGGACGCCGAGCTCGGTTCGTGGCGCGACGGGCGTGCCCGCTCGGCGATCACCGACTTCGTCCGCCGGGTCACGACCGAGGGCGGTGCCGACTATGTCGACCCCGCCGAGCGGGTCGCGGTGGTCGACAACGACGGCACGCTGTGGACCGAGAAGCCGATGCAGATCGAGATCGGTTTCATCCTCCAGCGCCTGGCGGCCATGGCCGAGCAGGCCCCGGACCTGCGGGAGCGGCAGCCGTGGAAGGCGGCCTACATGCACGACTACGACTGGCTGGGCGGCGCCATCACCCAGCACTATCGCGGCGACGACGCCGACCTGACGGTGCTGATGGGCGGATTCCTCCGCGCGTTCGCCGGGATGTCCGCGGAGGACTACCTGGCGGCGTCGGGGGAGTACTTGCGGCACGGATCGCACCCCACGCTGGGCCGCGGGTTCGGCCAGTGCGCGTACCCGCCGATGGTCGAGCTGCTGCGCTACCTCGAGGCACACGACTTCACCGTCTACATCGCCTCGGGCGGCGACCGGGACTTCATCCGCGCGATCAGCGACGAGGTGTACGGCATCCCCGCCGAACGGGTGATCGGCAGCTCCAACGCGCTCGAATACCAGGAGGACGAGCGCGGCGCGTCCGTCGTGTACCGGGCGCGGCCCGACGTGTTCGACGACGGGCCGGTCAAGGCGGTGCGGATCTGGAGCCGGGTCGGCCGCCGGCCCATCCTGTCGGCCGGCAACGCCAACGGCGACATCCCGATGCTGGAGTTCACCGGCGGGCCGTCGCTGCCCGCCCTCCGGCTGGTCGTCCTGCACGACGACGAGGAACGCGAGTTCGCCTACACCGACGGCGCCGAGGAACTGCTCGAGCGGGCCGAGCGGGGCGGGTGGACGGTGGTCAGCGTCCGCGACGACTGGACGACCGTCTTCAGATGA
- a CDS encoding DedA family protein yields the protein MSIVDRTSSGLAAADAAPPAISPWRRFVPWQGRATRVDLALMGAILAVVALGLVLRPLKPFLLASHPVMLAFLTGDLTAIGAAAAFARVGEAPLWLVVLAGAAGMVKLDWLTWWTGRQWGLGIVRMFTTSERALRFAGRATELRPWALRVAVVLAVLPGVPTPVVYAMAGMAGMRLVTFLILDLAGALAMTGLVAGLGYGLGQQAVDVVLLVDRYASVVSLTLIAAAMLVPLLKRLIRRRAGRG from the coding sequence ATGAGCATCGTCGACCGGACGTCCAGCGGCCTGGCCGCTGCCGATGCCGCGCCACCGGCGATCAGCCCGTGGCGCCGGTTCGTGCCGTGGCAGGGCCGCGCCACCCGCGTGGACCTGGCCCTGATGGGCGCGATCCTCGCCGTGGTGGCGCTCGGGTTGGTGCTGCGGCCGCTGAAGCCGTTCCTGCTCGCCTCGCATCCGGTCATGCTGGCGTTCCTCACCGGCGACCTCACGGCCATCGGCGCCGCCGCCGCGTTCGCCCGGGTCGGCGAGGCTCCGCTCTGGCTGGTCGTGCTGGCCGGCGCCGCGGGCATGGTGAAGCTCGACTGGCTGACGTGGTGGACCGGGCGGCAGTGGGGCCTGGGCATCGTCAGGATGTTCACGACCAGCGAGCGCGCCCTGCGGTTCGCCGGCCGCGCCACGGAGCTGCGGCCGTGGGCCCTGCGTGTCGCGGTCGTGCTCGCCGTGCTGCCCGGTGTCCCGACCCCGGTCGTGTACGCGATGGCGGGCATGGCCGGGATGCGCCTGGTGACGTTCCTGATCCTCGACCTCGCCGGCGCGCTGGCGATGACCGGCCTGGTCGCGGGCCTGGGCTACGGGCTCGGCCAGCAGGCGGTCGACGTCGTCCTTCTCGTCGATCGGTACGCCTCGGTCGTGAGCCTGACGTTGATCGCCGCGGCCATGCTGGTCCCGCTGCTCAAACGGCTGATCCGGCGCCGGGCTGGACGCGGCTGA